One Hippoglossus stenolepis isolate QCI-W04-F060 chromosome 9, HSTE1.2, whole genome shotgun sequence genomic region harbors:
- the si:dkey-90l8.3 gene encoding LIM domain transcription factor LMO4-B: MVNSQASGVPSAPRSCAGCGGKIADRFLLFSMERYWHTRCLKCSCCQAQLGDIGTTCYSKGGMILCRSDYIRLFGHSGACSACGQSIPANEMVMRAQGNVYHLKCFSCATCRNRLMPGDRFHYINGTIFCEHDRPSAALLNSHMPPLQSNSVLTDQKVC; this comes from the exons ATGGTGAACAGCCAGGCATCAGGCGTGCCGTCGGCCCCCAGGTCATGTGCAGGATGCGGAGGAAAGATCGCAGACCGCTTCCTGCTCTTCTCCATGGAGCGCTACTGGCACACTCGCTGCCTCAAGTGCTCTTGCTGCCAAGCCCAACTGGGGGACATTGGCACCACCTGCTACAGCAAAGGGGGCATGATTCTTTGTCGGAGCGACTACATCAG actGTTCGGGCACAGCGGGGCGTGCAGCGCCTGCGGCCAGTCGATTCCAGCCAACGAAATGGTAATGAGGGCACAGGGAAATGTTTACCACCTCAAG TGTTTCAGCTGTGCCACCTGTAGAAACAGACTGATGCCCGGCGATCGCTTCCACTACATCAATGGTACAATCTTCTGCGAGCACGACAGACCCAGTGCTGCCTTGCTCAACAGCCACATGCCTCCACTTCAGAGCAACTCTGTGTTGACAGACCAGAAG gTTTGCTGA